The proteins below come from a single Stigmatella erecta genomic window:
- a CDS encoding PAS domain-containing protein, which produces MLKPAFQEPLKHLKGVRTCDGDEVLRVLAEVEHGHPEGSMVFKALRDGEGALSDFEWSYANPAAHRLLGWRVEALQGRRLHEVPPELGLAGQFEAFHQVAETGEACQQVFSHASDGFDGWLQATVSRFRDGVLVRLRDVTASYRAETGLRDTRDRMVELLEGTPDCFLSVDAHWRYTYLNRNALTLKGKPREKLFGRSLWDTSPELRGTVVEREARQVMAERVASRFEVLLPPFNRWFEMHAYPSGSGIAILFRDITGKKQLEQERDALLEREHSGRLEAEALARQRARELLAAREKLIQSEKLAVAGQLAAGVGHEINNPLSFVMGNIHFAVEQLATLVDVAPPGLIQETEEALREAREGAERIRRIVRDLKTFARGDDAQLRPVDVHAALEFSLSMAMNHVRYRAQVVRCYGTVPPVWANEARLAQVFLNLLINAAQAIPEGDVASHRILLTTYGQEDRVVVDVTDTGMGMAPEVLSRAFEPFFTTKSQGEGTGLGLSICHGIIKALRGELSAASMPGKGSTFRVVLPTRGEEAEALLPLLASGPTEPASVLGKRVLVVDDEPGIASVMRRIIGRGNEVVVARSGREALTLLERDTDFDRIFCDLMMLDLTGMDVHAALAKSHPECLARLVFMTGGGFTERARLFLQRFSHPRIDKPFEPELIRRLVAQSPPRL; this is translated from the coding sequence AAGGGCGTCCGGACCTGCGACGGCGACGAGGTGCTGCGGGTTCTGGCCGAGGTGGAGCACGGCCACCCCGAGGGCAGCATGGTGTTCAAGGCCCTGCGGGACGGGGAGGGGGCGCTCAGCGACTTCGAGTGGAGCTATGCCAACCCCGCCGCGCACCGGCTGCTGGGCTGGCGCGTGGAGGCGCTCCAGGGGCGGCGCCTGCACGAGGTGCCCCCCGAGCTGGGGCTGGCCGGGCAGTTCGAGGCGTTCCACCAGGTGGCGGAGACGGGCGAGGCGTGCCAGCAGGTGTTCTCCCACGCCAGCGACGGGTTCGACGGGTGGCTCCAGGCCACCGTGTCCCGGTTCCGGGATGGGGTGCTCGTGCGGCTGCGCGATGTCACCGCCTCCTACCGCGCGGAGACGGGGCTGCGCGACACGCGCGACCGCATGGTGGAGCTGCTGGAGGGCACCCCGGACTGCTTCCTGTCGGTGGATGCGCACTGGCGCTACACCTACCTCAACCGCAATGCCCTCACGCTCAAGGGCAAGCCCCGGGAGAAGCTCTTCGGGCGCAGCCTGTGGGACACGAGCCCCGAGCTGCGCGGCACCGTGGTGGAGCGCGAGGCGCGCCAGGTGATGGCCGAGCGCGTGGCCTCGCGCTTCGAGGTGCTGCTGCCCCCCTTCAACCGCTGGTTCGAGATGCACGCCTACCCCTCGGGCAGCGGCATCGCTATCCTCTTCCGGGACATCACCGGCAAGAAGCAGCTGGAGCAGGAGCGGGACGCGCTGCTGGAGCGCGAGCACTCTGGGCGCCTGGAGGCCGAGGCCCTGGCCCGGCAGCGCGCCCGGGAGCTGCTCGCGGCGCGCGAGAAGCTCATCCAGTCGGAGAAGCTCGCCGTGGCCGGGCAGCTCGCGGCCGGCGTGGGCCACGAAATCAACAACCCGCTGTCGTTCGTCATGGGCAACATCCACTTCGCCGTGGAGCAGCTCGCCACGCTCGTGGACGTGGCCCCGCCCGGCCTCATCCAGGAGACGGAGGAGGCGCTGCGCGAGGCGCGCGAGGGCGCCGAGCGCATCCGGCGCATCGTGCGGGATTTGAAGACGTTCGCGCGCGGGGATGACGCGCAGCTGCGCCCGGTGGATGTGCACGCGGCGCTGGAGTTCAGCCTCTCCATGGCGATGAACCACGTGCGCTACCGCGCCCAGGTGGTGCGCTGCTACGGCACGGTGCCGCCCGTGTGGGCCAACGAGGCCCGGCTCGCGCAGGTGTTCCTCAACCTGCTCATCAACGCCGCCCAGGCCATCCCCGAGGGGGATGTGGCCTCCCACCGCATCCTGCTCACCACGTACGGCCAGGAGGACCGGGTGGTGGTGGACGTGACGGACACGGGCATGGGCATGGCGCCCGAGGTGCTCTCGCGCGCCTTCGAGCCCTTCTTCACCACCAAGTCCCAGGGCGAGGGCACGGGGCTGGGGCTGTCCATCTGCCACGGCATCATCAAGGCGCTGCGCGGCGAGCTGTCCGCGGCGAGCATGCCGGGCAAGGGCAGCACCTTCCGCGTGGTGCTGCCCACCCGCGGCGAGGAGGCCGAGGCGCTCCTGCCCCTGCTGGCCTCGGGGCCCACGGAGCCTGCGAGCGTGCTGGGCAAGCGCGTGCTCGTCGTCGACGACGAGCCCGGCATCGCCTCGGTCATGCGGCGCATCATCGGCCGGGGCAACGAGGTGGTGGTGGCGCGCAGCGGGCGCGAGGCCCTGACGCTGCTGGAGCGCGACACGGACTTCGACCGCATCTTCTGTGACTTGATGATGCTGGATTTGACGGGCATGGACGTGCACGCGGCGCTGGCGAAGTCCCACCCCGAGTGCCTGGCCCGGCTCGTCTTCATGACGGGCGGCGGCTTCACCGAGCGCGCCCGGCTGTTCCTCCAGCGCTTCTCCCACCCGCGCATCGACAAGCCCTTCGAGCCCGAGCTCATCCGAAGGCTCGTGGCCCAGTCGCCCCCGCGTCTTTAA
- a CDS encoding serine/threonine protein kinase produces the protein MAVSFGKYELLRKIASGGMGQVFLARERGGVERLVVLKLILPHLAEDDEFLNMFVEEARLVGRLRHPNLVTILDLLEIEGRQCLAMEYVQGDDLRRVDKQARLKGQLLPPGLVLRIISEAAAGLDYAHQARDAQGQPLKLVHRDVSPQNILVGFDGGVKIIDFGVAKAAGSSQQTATGVLKGKYPYMSPEQASGQAIDGRSDQFALGVVMWELLTGKRLFKGETDLMTLRLVKDCQVPFPSQLNPKLPPGLDEVVMRALDADPQKRFPDCGAFRLALEDYLTQMRLQASSAHLAAYLRGLYAERISFEADPSALDQLSEDSDLDSKGDASRSSHRSGMHPLGTPSRSPGHKGETRSRRAVDALVGPAPTPRHEPPPARGTVSLAAVPGPSRFPKVAVVVGGAVTLLLAGTAVVFLRPLPSEGAPPPKVAVATPPPPPETRPPPVETPKAPQPVQLVLASEPQGAQVHVDGTALGKTPRPLTLAPDAPPIQVTVTLEGYEPVTRAVSAADGPTVQVALERRATGSPKPTPGKKPAAPPSLGIKTGR, from the coding sequence ATGGCTGTGTCCTTTGGCAAGTACGAGCTTCTGCGGAAGATCGCCTCGGGCGGTATGGGCCAGGTGTTCCTGGCGCGTGAGCGCGGGGGCGTGGAGCGCCTGGTGGTGCTCAAGCTCATCCTTCCGCACCTGGCCGAGGACGACGAGTTCCTCAACATGTTCGTGGAGGAGGCGCGGCTGGTGGGCCGGCTCCGGCACCCGAACCTCGTCACCATTCTCGATCTCTTGGAAATCGAGGGCCGCCAGTGCCTGGCCATGGAGTACGTGCAGGGCGATGACCTGCGGCGCGTGGACAAGCAGGCGCGGCTCAAGGGCCAGCTGCTGCCGCCGGGGCTGGTGCTGCGCATCATCTCCGAGGCGGCCGCGGGGCTGGACTACGCGCACCAGGCGCGCGACGCGCAGGGGCAGCCGCTCAAGCTGGTGCACCGGGACGTGTCCCCGCAGAACATCCTCGTCGGCTTCGACGGGGGCGTGAAGATCATCGACTTTGGCGTGGCCAAGGCCGCGGGCAGCAGCCAGCAGACGGCCACCGGCGTGCTCAAGGGCAAGTATCCTTATATGTCGCCCGAGCAGGCCTCGGGGCAGGCCATCGATGGGCGGAGCGACCAGTTCGCCCTGGGCGTGGTGATGTGGGAGCTGCTCACGGGCAAGCGGCTCTTCAAGGGCGAGACGGACCTGATGACGCTGCGGCTGGTGAAGGACTGCCAGGTGCCGTTCCCCTCCCAGCTCAACCCCAAGCTGCCCCCGGGGCTGGACGAGGTGGTGATGCGGGCGCTGGACGCCGACCCGCAGAAGCGCTTCCCGGACTGCGGCGCGTTCCGGCTGGCGCTGGAGGACTACCTCACCCAGATGCGGCTGCAGGCCAGCAGCGCGCACCTGGCCGCCTACCTGCGCGGGCTGTACGCCGAGCGCATCTCCTTCGAGGCGGACCCCAGCGCGCTGGATCAGCTCTCCGAGGACTCGGACCTGGACTCGAAGGGAGACGCCTCGCGCAGCAGCCACCGCTCGGGCATGCACCCTCTGGGCACCCCGTCGCGCTCCCCGGGCCACAAGGGCGAGACGCGCTCGCGGCGCGCGGTGGATGCGCTGGTGGGCCCCGCGCCCACGCCCCGGCACGAGCCGCCGCCCGCCCGGGGCACCGTCTCGCTGGCCGCCGTGCCAGGCCCCAGCCGCTTCCCGAAGGTGGCCGTGGTGGTGGGCGGCGCGGTGACGCTGCTGCTCGCGGGCACCGCCGTCGTCTTCCTGCGGCCCCTGCCCTCCGAGGGCGCGCCCCCGCCGAAGGTGGCGGTGGCCACGCCGCCCCCGCCCCCGGAGACCCGGCCCCCGCCCGTCGAGACGCCGAAGGCGCCCCAGCCGGTGCAATTGGTGCTCGCCTCCGAGCCCCAGGGCGCGCAGGTGCACGTGGATGGCACGGCCCTGGGCAAGACGCCCCGCCCGCTGACGCTGGCGCCGGACGCGCCGCCCATCCAGGTGACGGTGACGCTGGAGGGCTACGAGCCGGTGACGCGCGCCGTGTCCGCCGCGGATGGCCCCACCGTGCAGGTAGCCCTGGAGCGGCGCGCCACCGGGAGCCCCAAGCCCACGCCGGGCAAGAAGCCCGCCGCCCCGCCCTCGCTGGGCATCAAGACGGGCCGCTGA
- a CDS encoding ABC transporter permease — protein sequence MKTLFAKEVRRFMRVPGQTVLSPLISTTLYFIVFGYSLANRVHEVEGVPYLPFIVPGLVFLGIANNAFLNSSSSLFITKIQGTVVDLLVAPLGPGELMAGFIGGAMVRGLAVGGLTWAVAALFTGFSLAHAGVALYFLLISSYVFSVLGLLAAVWAEKFEQINFFPTFVMMPLTFLGGVFYSVRELPTPWNHVSLFNPMVYMVEGLRYGMLGRSIFPPVTGGLILLGLAGVATALAYGALRSGYKMKA from the coding sequence ATGAAGACGCTGTTCGCGAAGGAGGTCCGCCGCTTCATGCGCGTGCCGGGCCAGACCGTCCTCTCGCCCCTCATCAGCACCACGCTGTACTTCATCGTCTTTGGCTACTCGCTGGCCAACCGCGTGCACGAGGTGGAGGGCGTGCCCTACCTGCCCTTCATCGTGCCGGGCCTGGTGTTCCTGGGCATCGCCAACAACGCCTTCCTCAACTCCAGCTCCTCGCTGTTCATCACCAAGATTCAGGGCACCGTGGTGGACCTGCTGGTGGCCCCCCTGGGGCCCGGCGAGCTGATGGCCGGCTTCATCGGCGGCGCCATGGTGCGGGGGCTCGCCGTGGGCGGGCTCACCTGGGCGGTGGCCGCGCTCTTCACCGGCTTCAGCCTCGCGCACGCGGGGGTGGCGCTCTACTTCCTGCTCATCTCCTCCTACGTGTTCAGCGTGCTGGGGCTGCTCGCGGCCGTGTGGGCCGAGAAGTTCGAGCAGATCAACTTCTTCCCCACCTTCGTGATGATGCCGCTGACGTTCCTGGGCGGCGTCTTCTACTCGGTGCGCGAGCTGCCCACGCCCTGGAACCACGTGAGCCTCTTCAACCCCATGGTCTACATGGTGGAGGGGCTGCGCTACGGCATGCTCGGGCGGAGCATCTTCCCGCCCGTCACCGGCGGCCTCATCCTCCTGGGCCTGGCCGGGGTGGCCACGGCCCTGGCCTACGGGGCCCTGCGCTCGGGCTATAAGATGAAGGCCTGA
- a CDS encoding ABC transporter ATP-binding protein: MSSPVLELQGLTKTYGAFTALSDVSLSIRPGEIFALLGPNGAGKTTLIGSVCGLVKKTSGSIRLFGQDLDQDPVRPRYDVGLVPQEINFDPFFSVAESLHIQMGFYGRPRDEARVDEVLTALNLHAKKDALTRALSGGMKRRLLIAKALVHRPKLVFLDEPTAGVDVELRRDLWTYVRRLATEGTTIVLTTHYLEEAEELADRVGVINEGRLLLVEDKASVLRRFGEKRLVVTFEQPVAELPEPGRRFNATLSEDRRTLTYVEREGNAPAGALLTALYGQGLPISDVETRRSRMEDVLIEILRGRPQPKPV, from the coding sequence ATGTCCTCGCCCGTCCTCGAACTGCAGGGGCTCACCAAGACGTACGGCGCCTTCACCGCGCTCTCCGATGTGAGCCTCTCCATCCGCCCCGGCGAAATCTTCGCCTTGCTGGGCCCCAACGGCGCCGGGAAGACGACGCTCATCGGCTCGGTGTGCGGGCTGGTGAAGAAGACCTCCGGCAGCATCCGCCTGTTCGGGCAGGACCTCGACCAGGACCCGGTGCGCCCCCGCTATGACGTGGGGCTGGTGCCGCAGGAGATCAACTTCGACCCGTTCTTCTCCGTGGCCGAGTCGCTCCACATCCAGATGGGCTTCTATGGCCGGCCCCGGGACGAGGCGCGCGTGGACGAGGTGCTCACCGCGCTCAACCTCCACGCCAAGAAGGACGCCCTCACGCGCGCCCTGTCCGGCGGCATGAAGCGCCGGCTGCTCATCGCCAAGGCGCTGGTGCACAGGCCCAAGCTCGTCTTCCTGGACGAGCCCACCGCGGGCGTGGACGTGGAGCTGCGCCGGGACTTGTGGACGTACGTGCGCAGGCTCGCCACCGAGGGCACCACCATCGTCCTCACCACGCACTACCTGGAGGAGGCCGAGGAGCTGGCCGACCGGGTGGGCGTCATCAACGAGGGGCGCCTGCTGCTCGTGGAGGACAAGGCCTCGGTGCTGCGCCGCTTCGGCGAGAAGCGCCTCGTCGTCACCTTCGAGCAGCCTGTCGCGGAGCTGCCCGAGCCCGGCCGCCGCTTCAACGCCACCCTCTCCGAGGACCGGCGCACCCTCACCTACGTGGAGCGTGAGGGCAACGCGCCCGCCGGCGCGCTGCTCACCGCCCTGTATGGCCAGGGGCTGCCCATCTCCGATGTGGAGACGCGCCGCTCCCGCATGGAGGACGTGCTCATCGAGATCCTCCGCGGCCGTCCCCAGCCGAAGCCGGTCTGA
- the ettA gene encoding energy-dependent translational throttle protein EttA: MAQNFIFTMQDLRKVKGGKDILKGIYLSFFPGAKIGVIGPNGSGKSTLLRIMAGLDTEFFGVAKPDPSARVGYLAQEPQLDPTLDVKGNVELGLKQIRGLMDRFNEVSAKFSEPLSDAEMEKLLAEQGKLQDAIDAANGWELDRTIEMAMDALRLPPGDADVTKLSGGEKRRVALCRILLEKPDLLLLDEPTNHLDAESVAWLEQALKQYTGTIVCITHDRYFLDNAAEWILELDRGEGIPWKGNYTSWLEQKQKRLELEEKSESHRQKTLKRELEWVRASPKARQAKSKARIAAYEDLLNQTQEKREPTGEVTIPPGPRLGGLVVEAKGLRKSFGDRLLIDDLNFKLPPGGIVGVIGPNGAGKTTLFRMMTGVEKPDAGELRIGETVKLAYVDQSRDALAGDKSVFDEVSGGLDHIDLGRAGQMPSRAYLAGFAFKGQDQQKRVKDLSGGERNRVHLAKMLKSGGNLLLLDEPTNDLDVETLRSLEDALLGFAGCAVVISHDRWFLDRIATHILAFEGDSKAFFFEGNFEDYEADKKKRLGPESLEPHRIRYRPLTKD; this comes from the coding sequence ATGGCCCAGAACTTCATCTTCACCATGCAGGACCTGCGCAAGGTCAAGGGCGGGAAGGACATCCTCAAGGGCATCTACCTGTCCTTCTTCCCGGGCGCGAAGATTGGCGTCATCGGCCCCAACGGCTCGGGTAAGTCCACGCTCTTGCGCATCATGGCGGGCTTGGACACCGAGTTCTTCGGCGTGGCCAAGCCGGACCCGAGCGCCCGGGTGGGATACCTGGCGCAGGAGCCGCAGCTGGACCCCACCCTGGACGTGAAGGGCAACGTGGAGCTGGGGCTCAAGCAGATCCGCGGCCTGATGGACCGCTTCAACGAGGTGTCGGCGAAGTTCTCCGAGCCCCTGAGCGACGCGGAGATGGAGAAGCTGCTCGCCGAGCAGGGCAAGCTCCAGGACGCCATCGACGCGGCGAACGGCTGGGAGCTGGACCGCACCATCGAGATGGCCATGGACGCGCTGCGGCTGCCCCCCGGGGACGCGGACGTGACGAAGCTGTCCGGCGGTGAGAAGCGCCGCGTGGCGCTGTGCCGCATCCTCTTGGAGAAGCCGGACCTGCTGCTGCTCGACGAGCCCACCAACCACCTGGACGCCGAGAGCGTGGCGTGGCTGGAGCAGGCGCTCAAGCAGTACACGGGCACCATCGTCTGCATCACCCACGACCGGTACTTCCTGGACAACGCGGCCGAGTGGATTCTGGAGCTGGACCGCGGCGAGGGCATCCCCTGGAAGGGCAACTACACCTCGTGGCTGGAGCAGAAGCAGAAGCGGCTGGAGCTGGAGGAGAAGTCCGAGAGCCACCGCCAGAAGACGCTCAAGCGCGAGCTGGAGTGGGTGCGCGCGAGCCCCAAGGCCCGCCAGGCCAAGAGCAAGGCGCGCATCGCCGCCTACGAGGACTTGCTCAACCAGACGCAGGAGAAGCGCGAGCCCACGGGCGAGGTCACCATTCCCCCCGGCCCCCGCCTGGGAGGGCTGGTGGTGGAGGCCAAGGGGCTGCGCAAGTCCTTCGGGGACCGGCTGCTCATCGACGACCTGAACTTCAAGCTGCCCCCGGGCGGCATCGTCGGCGTGATTGGGCCGAACGGCGCGGGCAAGACGACGCTGTTCCGCATGATGACGGGCGTGGAGAAGCCCGACGCGGGCGAGCTGCGCATCGGCGAGACGGTGAAGCTCGCGTACGTGGACCAGAGCCGCGACGCGCTGGCCGGGGACAAGTCCGTGTTCGACGAGGTGAGCGGCGGGCTGGACCACATTGATTTGGGGCGGGCGGGGCAGATGCCCAGCCGCGCGTACCTGGCGGGCTTCGCCTTCAAGGGCCAGGACCAGCAGAAGCGGGTGAAGGACCTGTCGGGCGGCGAGCGCAACCGGGTGCACCTGGCGAAGATGCTCAAGAGCGGCGGCAACCTGCTGCTCCTGGACGAGCCGACGAACGACCTGGACGTGGAGACGCTGCGCAGCCTGGAGGACGCGCTCCTGGGCTTCGCCGGGTGCGCGGTGGTCATCAGCCACGACCGGTGGTTCCTGGACCGCATCGCCACGCACATCCTGGCCTTCGAGGGCGACAGCAAGGCGTTCTTCTTCGAGGGCAACTTCGAGGACTACGAGGCGGACAAGAAGAAGCGCCTGGGCCCCGAGTCCCTGGAGCCGCACCGCATCCGCTACCGCCCGCTCACCAAGGACTGA
- a CDS encoding ATP-grasp domain-containing protein translates to MNFVFISPHFPPQYFHFITALRERGVNVVAIGDAPFDALRQELRESLREYFFTPSLHQYDALLRATGYLTWRHGRIHRIESLNESWLEVEARLREDFQVPGLFPSDIQRLRTKSGMASVFQQAGVPHPELEVVKDAAQVKALARRVGYPLVLKPDVGVGAAHTFKVSSDAEVDQALAVPLPTPYVAQAFVKGTIVTYDGLVDHEGHILFSLSHEYSDGVMEVVTEKRDISFWSLKEIPPALDVLGRQAVAALGLRARWFHLEFFRLPDGRFVALEANLRPPGGFMTDMMNYACEIDVYRLWARVATGDPVGTFRYTPKFHVSHIARRAGRAYRHSHEEVVRKLGPSLVLHNPALPSVYHAAMGSEMYLARHVELDALREDIRFIQTPA, encoded by the coding sequence ATGAACTTCGTCTTCATCTCGCCCCACTTCCCGCCCCAGTACTTCCACTTCATCACGGCCCTGCGCGAGCGGGGGGTCAACGTGGTGGCCATTGGAGATGCGCCCTTCGACGCGCTCCGCCAGGAGCTGCGCGAGTCGCTGCGCGAGTACTTCTTCACCCCCAGCCTCCACCAGTACGACGCGCTGCTGCGCGCCACCGGCTACCTCACCTGGCGCCACGGCCGCATCCACCGCATCGAGTCGCTCAACGAGTCCTGGCTGGAGGTGGAGGCCCGGCTGCGCGAGGACTTCCAGGTGCCGGGGCTCTTCCCCTCGGACATCCAGCGGCTGCGCACCAAGTCCGGCATGGCCTCGGTGTTCCAGCAGGCGGGGGTGCCGCACCCGGAGCTGGAGGTGGTGAAGGACGCGGCCCAGGTGAAGGCGCTCGCGCGGCGCGTGGGCTACCCGCTGGTGCTCAAGCCCGACGTGGGCGTGGGCGCCGCCCACACCTTCAAGGTCAGCAGCGACGCCGAGGTGGACCAGGCGCTCGCGGTGCCGTTGCCCACCCCCTATGTGGCCCAGGCCTTCGTGAAGGGCACCATCGTCACCTATGACGGGCTGGTGGACCACGAGGGCCACATCCTCTTCTCGCTGAGCCACGAGTACAGCGACGGGGTGATGGAGGTGGTGACCGAGAAGCGCGACATCTCCTTCTGGAGCCTCAAGGAGATTCCGCCCGCGCTCGACGTGCTGGGCCGCCAGGCGGTGGCGGCGCTGGGGCTGCGCGCGCGCTGGTTCCACCTGGAGTTCTTCCGGCTGCCGGATGGCCGCTTCGTCGCGCTGGAGGCCAACCTGCGGCCCCCCGGCGGCTTCATGACGGACATGATGAACTACGCGTGTGAAATCGACGTGTACCGGCTCTGGGCGCGCGTGGCAACGGGGGACCCGGTGGGCACCTTCCGCTACACGCCGAAGTTCCACGTGAGCCACATCGCCCGGCGCGCGGGGCGCGCCTACCGCCACTCCCACGAGGAGGTGGTGCGCAAGCTGGGGCCCTCGCTCGTGCTCCACAACCCGGCGCTTCCTTCCGTGTACCACGCGGCCATGGGCAGCGAGATGTACCTCGCGCGCCACGTGGAGCTGGATGCCCTGCGCGAGGACATCCGCTTCATCCAGACGCCGGCCTGA
- a CDS encoding alpha/beta hydrolase: protein MGYVHILREFASPQEGFNRTVRIYTPEGYDAHNAHRYPVLYMQDGQNVFAHPESALFDTWCANHTLEALVQGGHVEPWLIVAVDSGPGRMQEYSPWGEPHRGGQSRGELYGRFLVETLKPYVDRVYRTRPGAEWTGVAGSSLGGLISLYLGWKYPEVYGRIGGFSPSVMWNRGKLFQQWKAHPRTWTRIYLDAGLTETIVPGGEVLAYGDATRDFHGHLQDLGYAPHELALVLEPGGEHHESAWQRRLPAALHWLLG from the coding sequence ATGGGCTACGTCCACATCCTTCGTGAGTTCGCCTCCCCCCAGGAGGGCTTCAACCGCACGGTGCGCATCTACACCCCCGAGGGCTACGACGCGCACAACGCGCACCGCTACCCGGTGCTCTACATGCAGGATGGGCAGAACGTCTTCGCCCACCCGGAGTCGGCGCTGTTCGACACGTGGTGTGCCAACCACACGCTGGAGGCCCTGGTGCAGGGCGGGCACGTGGAGCCGTGGCTCATCGTCGCGGTGGACTCCGGGCCGGGCCGGATGCAGGAGTACTCGCCGTGGGGCGAGCCGCACCGGGGCGGGCAGAGCCGGGGCGAGCTGTACGGGCGCTTCCTGGTGGAGACGCTCAAGCCGTACGTGGACCGCGTCTACCGCACGCGGCCCGGGGCCGAGTGGACGGGCGTGGCGGGCTCATCGCTCGGGGGGCTCATCTCGCTGTACCTCGGGTGGAAGTACCCGGAGGTGTACGGCCGCATCGGTGGGTTCTCCCCATCGGTGATGTGGAACCGGGGCAAGCTCTTCCAGCAGTGGAAGGCCCACCCGCGCACCTGGACGCGCATCTACCTGGACGCGGGCCTCACGGAGACCATCGTCCCGGGCGGCGAGGTGCTCGCCTACGGCGATGCGACGCGCGACTTCCACGGGCACCTGCAGGACCTGGGCTATGCCCCCCACGAGCTGGCGCTCGTGCTGGAGCCGGGCGGCGAGCACCACGAGAGCGCCTGGCAGCGCCGGCTCCCCGCCGCGCTGCACTGGCTCCTGGGCTGA
- a CDS encoding 3-oxoacyl-ACP synthase III family protein, giving the protein MKQETPGRAVRIAGAGAFVPSRIINNERIARAFPGWSAERILEKTGIVERRYLWELGEDGRAVPPPDEDMPGRPISNTDMCEVALRRALAQAGLEARELDAVFLVTCTPDELNFNHDAMGLHQRLGCREDAFALVIDDGCGGTPYVIDLVHKMMAGGRFHTVAVVASTLLSPQLHPEVYTDEVVPGPGRKPLNAYLSAYVFGDGAGAVVLRADAGEDTGILASLSGNTHETLVLRRGGGMMRMPYQGRARPADMAFVVDGTTVADSYPRYMGQCIERVLEGRASLRSEVRRYYFHQPNKRLMDRFTQEAGLPAGAVALNVDRYGNTSAAGMLILLAEDLEAGRVRLGSGDLVLVAAVGANVHYGAQLVRL; this is encoded by the coding sequence ATGAAGCAAGAGACGCCAGGCAGGGCTGTCCGAATCGCTGGAGCAGGGGCGTTCGTCCCCTCCCGGATCATCAATAACGAGCGCATCGCCCGGGCGTTTCCGGGCTGGTCCGCCGAGCGCATCCTGGAGAAGACGGGCATCGTCGAGCGGCGCTACCTGTGGGAGCTGGGCGAGGACGGGCGGGCGGTTCCCCCGCCGGACGAGGACATGCCTGGCCGGCCCATCTCCAACACGGACATGTGCGAGGTGGCACTGCGGCGCGCGCTCGCGCAGGCGGGGCTGGAGGCGCGCGAGCTCGACGCGGTGTTCCTCGTCACCTGCACGCCGGACGAGCTGAACTTCAACCACGACGCCATGGGGCTGCACCAGCGCCTGGGGTGCCGCGAGGACGCCTTCGCGCTGGTCATCGACGATGGGTGCGGCGGCACGCCGTACGTCATCGACCTGGTGCACAAGATGATGGCCGGGGGGCGCTTCCACACGGTGGCGGTGGTGGCCTCCACGCTCCTGTCGCCCCAGCTCCACCCGGAGGTGTACACGGACGAGGTGGTGCCGGGCCCGGGGCGCAAGCCGCTCAACGCCTACCTGTCCGCGTACGTGTTCGGGGACGGGGCGGGCGCGGTGGTGCTGCGCGCGGATGCCGGGGAGGACACGGGCATCCTGGCGAGCCTGTCGGGCAATACCCACGAGACGCTGGTGCTGCGCCGGGGGGGCGGGATGATGCGCATGCCCTACCAGGGCCGGGCGCGCCCCGCGGACATGGCCTTCGTGGTGGATGGGACCACCGTGGCCGACAGCTACCCGCGCTACATGGGCCAGTGCATCGAGCGGGTGCTCGAGGGCAGGGCCTCGCTGCGCTCCGAGGTGCGGCGCTACTATTTCCACCAGCCCAACAAGCGGCTGATGGACCGGTTCACCCAGGAGGCCGGCTTGCCTGCCGGGGCGGTGGCCCTCAATGTGGACCGCTACGGCAACACGTCCGCCGCGGGGATGCTCATCTTGCTGGCAGAGGACTTGGAGGCGGGCCGGGTGCGCCTGGGCAGCGGCGACCTGGTGCTCGTGGCGGCGGTGGGGGCCAACGTGCACTACGGCGCGCAGCTCGTGCGGTTGTAA
- a CDS encoding DUF2378 family protein has translation MVGQDQPGRAGMVLNSQRHLEYNISLATPEDTARGMFFNGALGAIRKLAGEEVARRCHEATGERKHVDFFSYPVATFLRLCQATVENVGLQLGGCEATLRWIGEQSSRDFLSSMAGKTMLLLAGGSMTRILSQLPSSYRAAVSYGERTLRCTPEGTGHFVIKHDFLPHAYHEGILRGLLLEAGAKTFQVQGRATGALDSEYDFTWR, from the coding sequence ATGGTGGGGCAGGACCAGCCAGGGCGGGCGGGGATGGTGCTCAACTCGCAGCGGCACCTGGAGTACAACATCTCGCTGGCCACGCCGGAGGACACGGCGCGGGGCATGTTCTTCAACGGCGCGCTGGGGGCGATCCGGAAGCTGGCGGGCGAGGAGGTGGCGCGCCGGTGCCACGAGGCCACGGGCGAGCGCAAGCACGTGGACTTCTTCAGCTACCCGGTGGCCACCTTCCTGCGGCTGTGCCAGGCCACGGTGGAGAACGTGGGGCTCCAGCTGGGCGGGTGCGAGGCCACGCTGCGGTGGATCGGCGAGCAGTCCTCGCGCGACTTCCTCTCGTCCATGGCCGGCAAGACGATGCTGCTGCTGGCTGGCGGCAGCATGACGCGCATCCTGAGCCAGCTGCCCTCCAGCTACCGCGCGGCGGTGAGCTATGGCGAGCGCACCCTGCGCTGCACCCCGGAGGGCACGGGCCACTTCGTCATCAAGCACGACTTCCTGCCCCACGCCTACCACGAGGGCATCCTGCGGGGGCTGCTGCTGGAAGCCGGGGCCAAGACGTTCCAGGTCCAGGGGCGGGCCACGGGCGCGCTCGACAGCGAGTATGACTTCACCTGGCGCTAG